The following proteins come from a genomic window of Thiothrix winogradskyi:
- a CDS encoding homoserine dehydrogenase, protein MDPVKVGLLGLGTVGGGTAIVLKRNAEEIARRAGRGIVIDYAANLDLSRAEELGLGNVRLTQDAFDVVNDPDIQIVVELIGGYTVARDLVLQAINNGKHVVTANKALIALHGNEIFAAAQAKGVMVAFEAAVAGGIPVIKAIREGLSANRIEWLAGIINGTGNFILTEMRDKGRAFADVLAEAQALGYAEADPTFDVEGIDAGHKLTILSSIAFGIPLQFKQTYTEGITKISAEDVTYATELGYRIKHLGIARRTAAGIEQRVHPTLIPERRLIANVDGVMNAVLVKGDAVGATLYYGAGAGAEPTASAVIADLVDVTRALTADPENRVPHLAFQPSQLADTAILPIEEVETAFYLRMCALDRPGVLADVTRILGDRQISIEAFIQKEPTSGVDKVDIIMLTQRVREGNMNAALAAIEALDTICSSVTRIRVETLG, encoded by the coding sequence ATGGATCCCGTCAAGGTTGGCCTGCTAGGGCTGGGGACTGTTGGTGGCGGTACTGCCATCGTGTTGAAGCGTAACGCCGAAGAAATTGCGCGTCGTGCTGGGCGTGGCATTGTGATTGATTACGCTGCCAACCTCGACCTCAGTCGTGCCGAAGAATTGGGCTTGGGGAACGTGCGCTTAACGCAAGACGCTTTCGATGTCGTCAATGACCCAGACATCCAGATTGTGGTTGAGCTGATCGGTGGTTATACCGTGGCGCGTGATTTGGTGTTGCAGGCGATTAATAATGGCAAGCATGTTGTTACCGCGAACAAAGCGTTGATTGCACTGCATGGCAATGAAATTTTTGCAGCCGCACAGGCAAAAGGCGTAATGGTCGCGTTTGAAGCGGCCGTCGCTGGCGGTATTCCGGTCATTAAAGCGATACGTGAAGGGTTGTCGGCTAACCGCATTGAATGGCTGGCAGGCATCATCAACGGTACGGGTAACTTTATTCTCACCGAAATGCGTGACAAAGGTCGGGCGTTTGCGGATGTGTTGGCGGAAGCACAAGCACTCGGTTACGCTGAAGCTGACCCAACTTTTGATGTGGAGGGCATTGATGCCGGTCACAAGCTGACGATTTTGTCGTCGATTGCGTTTGGGATTCCCTTGCAATTTAAGCAAACGTACACCGAAGGCATTACCAAAATCAGTGCTGAAGATGTGACCTATGCGACTGAGCTGGGCTATCGCATCAAGCATTTAGGCATTGCACGGCGTACTGCTGCGGGCATTGAGCAACGGGTTCACCCCACGCTGATTCCTGAGCGGCGCTTGATTGCCAATGTCGATGGTGTGATGAATGCGGTATTGGTGAAAGGCGATGCGGTCGGCGCGACCTTGTATTACGGCGCAGGTGCGGGTGCAGAGCCAACGGCTTCCGCTGTGATCGCAGATTTGGTGGATGTTACTCGTGCGCTGACGGCTGACCCGGAAAACCGTGTGCCGCATTTGGCGTTTCAACCGTCACAGCTTGCGGATACTGCCATTTTGCCGATTGAGGAAGTGGAAACGGCCTTCTATTTGCGCATGTGTGCCTTGGATCGCCCCGGTGTCTTGGCGGATGTGACGCGCATTCTTGGTGATCGTCAAATCAGCATCGAAGCTTTCATTCAGAAAGAGCCGACCAGCGGCGTGGATAAAGTCGACATTATCATGCTGACCCAGCGCGTGCGCGAAGGCAATATGAACGCGGCGCTTGCGGCGATTGAAGCACTGGATACCATTTGCAGCAGCGTTACGCGCATTCGTGTCGAGACCTTGGGCTAA
- the alaC gene encoding alanine transaminase, with protein sequence MQDDFQRINRLPTYVFKITDALKREARAKGEDIIDFGMGNPDQPTPKHIVDKLVEAAQRGDTHRYSMSRGIPRLRKAISNWYKRKFDVDIDPETEAIVTIGSKEGLAHLALATLSRGDTVLVPNPAYPIHPYGSIIADADIRHVPLVEGKDFFVELEAAIKNSWPKPKMLIINFPGNPTGQCVELDFFERVIKVAKEHDVWVIHDIAYGEICFDGYQAPSILQVPGAKDIAVEFYSLSKTYNMPGWRVGFMCGNPVLVKALERIKSYLDYGMFAPIQIAAIAALDGPQDCVKEISAMYESRRNVLCDGLNAAGWAVERPKASMFVWAKIPEHYAAMGSLEFAKKLLKDAQVAVSPGIGFGEYGDDHVRFSLIENEHRTRQAIRNIKQMFRKDQGLKE encoded by the coding sequence GATTTCCAAAGAATAAACCGGCTTCCCACTTACGTTTTCAAGATCACCGATGCGCTGAAGCGGGAAGCACGCGCCAAGGGCGAAGACATTATCGACTTCGGGATGGGTAATCCCGACCAGCCGACGCCTAAACACATTGTAGACAAACTGGTAGAAGCAGCGCAACGTGGCGACACGCACCGCTACTCCATGTCGCGGGGCATCCCACGGCTGCGCAAAGCGATCAGTAATTGGTACAAGCGCAAGTTTGACGTGGACATTGACCCGGAAACCGAAGCGATTGTCACCATTGGCTCAAAAGAAGGCTTGGCACATTTGGCGCTGGCAACCTTGAGCCGTGGCGATACCGTACTCGTACCGAACCCTGCGTACCCGATTCACCCATATGGCAGCATCATTGCCGATGCCGATATTCGCCATGTACCGTTGGTGGAAGGCAAGGATTTCTTTGTCGAATTGGAAGCGGCGATCAAAAACTCTTGGCCTAAGCCCAAGATGCTGATTATCAACTTCCCCGGCAACCCGACAGGGCAGTGCGTGGAACTCGATTTTTTCGAGCGCGTGATCAAAGTTGCCAAAGAGCATGATGTTTGGGTTATCCACGACATTGCTTACGGTGAAATTTGCTTCGATGGTTATCAAGCACCCTCCATCCTGCAAGTGCCGGGGGCGAAAGACATTGCGGTGGAATTCTATTCGCTATCCAAAACCTACAATATGCCCGGCTGGCGCGTGGGTTTCATGTGCGGCAACCCTGTGTTGGTGAAAGCGTTGGAGCGGATTAAATCGTATCTGGATTACGGTATGTTTGCGCCGATTCAGATTGCCGCGATTGCTGCGTTGGATGGCCCGCAAGATTGCGTCAAAGAAATCAGCGCCATGTATGAAAGCCGCCGCAATGTGTTGTGTGATGGTTTAAATGCAGCGGGTTGGGCAGTCGAACGTCCCAAAGCCAGTATGTTCGTGTGGGCAAAAATCCCTGAACATTACGCCGCCATGGGTTCGTTGGAATTCGCCAAAAAGTTGTTAAAAGATGCGCAAGTCGCGGTGTCGCCGGGGATTGGTTTTGGTGAATACGGTGACGATCACGTGCGTTTCAGCCTGATTGAAAACGAACACCGTACCCGTCAGGCAATCCGCAATATCAAACAAATGTTTCGTAAAGATCAAGGTTTAAAGGAGTGA